Proteins encoded together in one Shewanella acanthi window:
- a CDS encoding vWA domain-containing protein, whose amino-acid sequence MANWQLELQLLSQFHFIRPLWLLALIPLSLVFYLRWRRDDVQQQLAFFPPHLRNALTLNHGGWRSQLPLKMLMLLLLLAVLISAGPSWQREASPFGEDDAALMVLLDSSESMKQQDVSPDRLTRAKQKILDLIDARKGGKTGLMVFAGSAHVAMPVTSDVKVLQPYLEAIAPEVMPESGKAAQMALSQLNEQLAANAGNSILLITDGVDQGTIAAFEAYFKQSPYQLLILAVGNPDVQSQVPMDLNSLSTLADKTGGSLYRLTVDDSDIQALEGKVERFRMLNSDSTMPWQDEGYWLLWPLALLSLMWFRRGWLVKWGLVLVLSLPMLTPQQVYAEITASKAKTEQKVVEVSLWDKALQGWLNLWLTPDQQGALWFYQGEYLKAAAAYQSVLNKGIAYYYGQEFKLAQSAFMQLQTDLGSYYAASALAHQREYIAARKLLRVLAKKEGLAPELKADIQHNLKVIEGLIDEINQASASQSNSMGDQETSIELPDDEPQTAEGADEETTQDKLQKQNLSAEQILGDPKLAEVWLKRVEADPKQFLRAKFQLQNVQPSRPETDNKTGELP is encoded by the coding sequence ATGGCTAATTGGCAGCTTGAATTACAACTGCTGTCGCAGTTTCATTTTATTCGGCCGCTGTGGTTATTAGCGCTGATTCCCCTCTCATTAGTTTTTTATTTACGTTGGCGCCGCGATGATGTGCAGCAACAACTGGCTTTCTTTCCGCCCCATTTACGCAATGCCTTGACCCTAAACCATGGTGGTTGGCGCAGTCAGTTGCCATTGAAGATGTTGATGTTATTGCTGTTATTAGCGGTGCTTATCAGCGCTGGCCCTAGTTGGCAGCGTGAGGCGTCGCCCTTTGGTGAAGATGATGCCGCTTTGATGGTGCTCCTCGATAGCAGCGAGAGCATGAAGCAACAGGATGTTTCGCCCGACAGGCTGACCCGCGCCAAACAAAAAATTCTCGACCTTATCGACGCCCGAAAAGGCGGCAAGACTGGGCTCATGGTGTTTGCTGGCAGTGCCCACGTCGCCATGCCCGTCACCAGTGATGTGAAAGTTTTACAACCCTACCTAGAGGCTATTGCGCCTGAAGTGATGCCCGAATCGGGCAAAGCGGCACAAATGGCGCTCAGTCAGTTAAATGAGCAGCTCGCGGCAAATGCGGGCAACAGTATTTTGTTGATAACCGATGGCGTTGACCAAGGGACTATCGCAGCCTTCGAGGCGTATTTTAAGCAGAGCCCTTATCAGTTGTTGATCCTTGCGGTGGGTAACCCTGATGTCCAATCTCAGGTGCCGATGGATTTGAATTCACTCAGCACTCTTGCCGATAAAACCGGGGGAAGCCTCTATCGCCTGACAGTTGATGACAGCGACATTCAGGCGTTAGAAGGCAAAGTCGAGCGCTTTAGGATGCTAAACAGTGACTCGACTATGCCTTGGCAGGATGAGGGTTATTGGCTGTTGTGGCCGCTGGCGCTTTTGAGCTTAATGTGGTTCCGCCGTGGCTGGTTGGTCAAATGGGGCTTAGTGTTAGTGCTTAGTCTACCTATGCTCACGCCCCAGCAGGTTTATGCCGAAATCACCGCCTCTAAGGCTAAGACTGAGCAAAAGGTTGTTGAAGTGAGCCTTTGGGATAAGGCCCTTCAGGGATGGCTTAATCTGTGGTTAACGCCGGATCAGCAGGGCGCGCTGTGGTTTTATCAAGGTGAGTATCTTAAAGCGGCCGCGGCCTACCAATCTGTGCTCAACAAGGGAATTGCCTATTACTACGGCCAGGAGTTTAAGCTGGCTCAGTCAGCCTTTATGCAGTTACAGACAGATTTAGGCTCTTACTATGCGGCCAGTGCTTTGGCCCATCAGCGGGAGTATATTGCTGCCCGTAAATTACTTCGTGTATTGGCGAAGAAAGAAGGTTTAGCGCCTGAACTTAAGGCGGATATTCAGCATAATCTTAAGGTTATAGAGGGCTTGATTGACGAGATTAATCAGGCGAGTGCCTCCCAGTCCAATAGTATGGGCGATCAGGAAACCTCCATCGAGCTCCCCGATGATGAGCCGCAAACCGCAGAAGGCGCGGATGAAGAAACCACTCAGGATAAGTTACAGAAGCAAAATCTGTCGGCAGAGCAGATCCTTGGCGATCCCAAGTTAGCCGAAGTATGGCTTAAGCGGGTTGAGGCGGATCCTAAGCAATTCCTACGGGCGAAATTTCAGTTACAAAATGTACAGCCTAGCCGTCCTGAAACTGATAATAAGACAGGGGAACTGCCATGA
- a CDS encoding BatD family protein: MLLLLVVLLPKTPVYAAENTASPAEVKVNAWLGSGSEPEEKLWAPTEQILLQIEVSTNRWFTSGTQIKGIEIANVLVKQRNAFAVNYTEQENGQTWSHQRWEIALYPQASGEYVIPAATVLTQVADESGQKRSVTLMTPSMPFRVALPSAELADSKPWFAASKVQLVQDWSLKEGDVLTVGDSLVRTIKIEANDTLSVLIPHLMPMDVSPMWRAYPNSPELVDKQNRDGYVSTRQDSQTYVLQQGGEVHWPEYQLWWWNTQTGQLEQIQLEGKTLKVRHTLSSWLHYYAWHIVVFLLLATGTWLIVMGLKRYYHNHPTPLWLSFYRSLLKGEWGRCRQLLYQRLRDRKQVLALSQLSQEAELQAAALRVQTDGAKPQDFRSLWQAIRQSTSKWSKWWRLPKALPALANVEVRKSDDSA, encoded by the coding sequence GTGTTACTACTTTTGGTTGTGCTCCTCCCGAAGACTCCTGTCTATGCCGCAGAAAACACAGCGTCTCCAGCCGAAGTAAAAGTCAACGCTTGGCTGGGTTCTGGCTCTGAGCCAGAGGAGAAACTTTGGGCACCAACCGAGCAGATTCTGCTGCAAATAGAGGTGTCGACAAATCGTTGGTTTACCTCGGGCACTCAGATAAAGGGCATTGAAATCGCCAATGTCCTCGTCAAACAGCGTAACGCCTTTGCGGTGAATTATACCGAACAGGAAAACGGCCAAACTTGGTCGCATCAGCGTTGGGAAATTGCGCTATATCCCCAGGCCAGCGGGGAATATGTCATTCCTGCTGCAACTGTGTTAACCCAAGTTGCCGATGAGAGTGGCCAAAAAAGGTCTGTCACGCTTATGACACCATCGATGCCTTTTCGGGTCGCCCTCCCGAGTGCAGAACTCGCAGACTCTAAGCCATGGTTTGCCGCTTCTAAAGTACAGCTGGTTCAGGATTGGAGTCTTAAGGAGGGAGATGTATTAACTGTGGGCGACAGCCTAGTCCGCACGATTAAGATTGAGGCGAATGATACTTTATCTGTGTTAATTCCCCATTTGATGCCGATGGATGTATCACCAATGTGGCGGGCGTATCCTAATTCCCCTGAGCTTGTCGATAAACAAAATCGTGATGGTTATGTCTCGACGAGGCAGGATAGCCAAACCTACGTATTGCAACAGGGGGGAGAGGTACATTGGCCTGAGTATCAACTCTGGTGGTGGAATACTCAGACTGGACAATTAGAGCAGATTCAGCTTGAGGGGAAAACGCTTAAAGTGCGTCATACCTTAAGCTCATGGCTGCATTATTATGCTTGGCATATCGTGGTTTTTTTGCTCTTAGCGACAGGTACATGGCTGATAGTGATGGGCCTAAAACGTTACTATCATAACCATCCTACGCCTCTGTGGCTGTCCTTTTATCGGTCTCTTTTGAAGGGGGAGTGGGGGCGTTGTCGACAACTTCTGTATCAAAGATTAAGGGACCGTAAGCAGGTGTTGGCACTCTCGCAGCTATCGCAGGAAGCTGAATTACAGGCTGCTGCCCTACGAGTTCAAACCGATGGGGCAAAACCCCAAGATTTTCGCAGCCTGTGGCAGGCTATTAGGCAGTCAACGTCTAAATGGAGTAAGTGGTGGCGTCTACCAAAAGCCCTGCCCGCACTCGCAAATGTTGAGGTTAGGAAATCTGACGACAGTGCCTAG
- a CDS encoding VWA domain-containing protein yields MAQLEFAYPWAFVLLPLPILIYWLVPAYRSREDAIKVPFFNEILRALNETPQLAAGLLNRKHWQHGLLIFSWLLIVIALAKPSILGEVQTREAFGRDVLMVVDLSGSMEEADFVSSGLGAPDGEAVSRLTAAKAVLKRFIADREGDRFGLILFGDAAFIQTPFTADQQVWLSLLDEAQTGMAGQSTHLGDAIGLGIKVFEQNPQPSAQQVMIVLTDGNDTGSFVEPIDAAKIAAARGIKIYTIAMGDPTHVGEQPMDMEVVKRISDLTQARSFVAINQGELDKAYQLIDELEPQQYSSTSYRPKISLHHHVIALVLMVHLLMFSAMTIRRLLERDGVSNG; encoded by the coding sequence ATGGCGCAGCTTGAGTTTGCCTACCCTTGGGCATTTGTATTACTCCCGCTGCCAATATTGATTTATTGGCTCGTGCCCGCCTATCGCAGTCGGGAGGATGCGATTAAAGTGCCATTTTTCAATGAGATATTGCGTGCATTAAATGAAACTCCGCAACTGGCGGCGGGACTGTTGAACCGTAAGCACTGGCAGCATGGGCTACTGATTTTCTCTTGGCTGTTGATTGTTATCGCCTTGGCTAAGCCGAGCATCTTAGGCGAAGTGCAAACGCGGGAAGCCTTTGGCCGAGATGTATTGATGGTGGTGGATTTGTCAGGTTCGATGGAGGAGGCCGATTTTGTCTCTTCAGGTTTAGGGGCACCGGACGGCGAAGCCGTTAGCCGTTTAACAGCCGCCAAAGCAGTGCTAAAGCGATTTATTGCAGACAGAGAGGGCGATCGCTTTGGATTGATTCTCTTTGGTGACGCTGCGTTTATTCAAACGCCATTTACCGCCGATCAGCAAGTATGGTTGAGTTTACTCGATGAAGCGCAAACTGGGATGGCGGGGCAGAGCACTCACCTAGGCGATGCGATTGGGCTTGGGATAAAAGTGTTTGAGCAAAATCCGCAGCCTTCGGCACAGCAGGTGATGATAGTGCTGACCGATGGCAACGATACTGGCAGCTTTGTTGAGCCCATTGATGCCGCTAAAATTGCCGCCGCGAGAGGAATTAAGATTTATACCATCGCCATGGGGGACCCGACCCATGTGGGTGAGCAACCTATGGATATGGAGGTGGTGAAGCGAATTTCGGACCTAACCCAAGCGCGCTCATTTGTGGCCATCAACCAAGGCGAGTTGGATAAGGCCTATCAACTTATCGATGAACTTGAGCCACAGCAATACAGCAGCACTAGCTATCGCCCCAAAATCAGTCTGCATCACCACGTAATCGCTTTAGTGTTAATGGTGCATCTGTTGATGTTTAGCGCTATGACAATCCGCCGCTTGCTTGAGCGTGATGGTGTGTCCAATGGCTAA
- a CDS encoding DUF58 domain-containing protein — translation MSAVSPKTDSRIYANLVQLSKLQSQSMQIKLLSLRYSRAHLSGRYQSHQRGRGLNFEELRHYQQGDDIRQMDWKVTQRTGHAHVRSYTEEKDRQVILCVDQRSGMFFGSVNLMKSVVAVEIAAVMGWLALANNDRVGLLASAADRFHWCSAKRGRAPFLVVLNQIIKANHSLDAESSNAGKVSFNQWMQHLSQRRLKAATLVIISDFADADSESLKQLTYLQQHNDVLCIFITDPMETKVPEDSQSPTWVVGDGQYQLALQRGQQTAEVNRALQNQYREKQAQLKKLMAMQRMPFIEIGTQGDHLLQLAQTLSDIQ, via the coding sequence ATGTCTGCCGTATCTCCTAAAACCGATTCGAGAATCTATGCCAACCTAGTGCAGTTGTCCAAGCTGCAAAGCCAGAGCATGCAGATTAAGCTCCTTAGCCTGCGCTATTCTCGGGCGCATCTTTCAGGACGTTATCAATCCCATCAACGGGGGCGCGGGCTTAATTTTGAGGAGCTGCGCCACTACCAGCAGGGTGACGATATTCGGCAAATGGATTGGAAGGTCACCCAGCGCACGGGCCATGCCCATGTGCGTAGCTACACCGAAGAAAAAGACCGGCAAGTGATCCTCTGTGTCGACCAGCGTAGCGGGATGTTTTTTGGTTCCGTCAATTTGATGAAGTCCGTGGTGGCCGTCGAAATTGCCGCTGTCATGGGCTGGTTGGCGCTGGCGAATAACGACAGGGTGGGGCTCTTAGCCTCAGCCGCAGATCGATTCCACTGGTGCTCAGCCAAACGTGGCAGGGCGCCTTTTTTAGTGGTCTTGAATCAGATCATTAAGGCAAATCACTCCCTCGATGCCGAAAGCTCAAATGCTGGAAAGGTTAGTTTTAATCAATGGATGCAGCACTTGAGTCAGCGCAGATTAAAGGCCGCGACCTTAGTCATTATCAGCGATTTTGCCGATGCCGATAGTGAGTCGCTAAAGCAGCTCACTTACCTTCAGCAGCACAATGATGTGTTGTGCATATTTATCACAGATCCCATGGAAACTAAGGTGCCCGAGGATAGCCAAAGCCCAACATGGGTCGTGGGCGATGGTCAGTACCAATTAGCGTTGCAAAGGGGGCAGCAAACCGCAGAGGTCAATCGGGCACTGCAAAATCAATATCGTGAGAAACAAGCACAATTAAAAAAATTAATGGCCATGCAGCGAATGCCCTTTATTGAAATTGGCACTCAAGGTGATCACCTATTGCAATTGGCGCAAACCCTAAGTGATATCCAATGA
- a CDS encoding anaerobic sulfatase maturase — MAKSSMQASTHLGVVPLKTAYKDLTNDSPANQRRFHVMAKPGGAKCNIDCQYCFYLHKEGLLHQPKQPEMDEETLEAFVKGYIESQDGDEIVFSWQGGEPTLLGLDYFRNVVKLQKKYQPLGRKIENDLQTNGILLNDEWCEFLAEHDFLVGLSIDGPEEIHNKYRVTRSGKPTFHLVMEAVEKMKAHGVRFNALVTVNRHNVKYPLEVYRFITQELGATYIQFNPVVEPSDFKTTAPQFWNSSMIPTVGSELAKPGHPMSVVTDWSVDADDWGRFLIVTFEEWINNDLGRVLVNLFETAVAQVMGKPAQLCITSEFCGKGLAIEHNGDVFSCDHYVYPEYKIANIKEHPLNEMAFSTRQLTFGMAKRDSLPEYCKKCPYLKLCWGECPKNRLLKTPDGEEGLNYLCPGIKAFFDYSLPILTGLAVVLGQPHGTNG, encoded by the coding sequence TTGGCTAAAAGTTCGATGCAGGCATCAACCCATTTAGGTGTTGTGCCACTCAAAACCGCCTATAAAGATCTCACCAATGATTCCCCGGCCAATCAGCGCCGCTTCCATGTGATGGCAAAGCCCGGAGGGGCTAAGTGCAACATCGACTGCCAATACTGTTTCTATTTGCATAAAGAAGGCCTATTGCATCAACCTAAGCAGCCCGAGATGGACGAGGAAACATTAGAGGCGTTTGTTAAGGGTTATATCGAAAGCCAAGACGGTGATGAGATTGTGTTTTCCTGGCAGGGCGGTGAGCCTACGCTGCTAGGGCTCGATTACTTCCGTAACGTGGTTAAGCTACAAAAAAAATACCAACCACTGGGCAGAAAAATCGAAAATGACCTGCAAACCAATGGCATTTTGTTAAATGATGAATGGTGTGAGTTCCTCGCCGAGCATGATTTTTTAGTGGGACTGTCTATCGATGGCCCTGAAGAAATTCATAACAAATACCGCGTGACCCGTAGCGGAAAACCAACTTTCCATCTAGTGATGGAGGCGGTCGAAAAGATGAAAGCCCACGGGGTGCGTTTCAATGCCCTAGTGACGGTCAATCGCCACAATGTGAAATATCCCCTTGAAGTTTATCGCTTTATCACCCAAGAGCTTGGTGCGACTTATATTCAATTTAACCCTGTCGTGGAGCCGAGCGATTTTAAGACCACGGCGCCGCAGTTTTGGAATAGCAGCATGATCCCGACTGTTGGCAGTGAGCTGGCAAAACCGGGTCATCCCATGTCGGTGGTCACCGATTGGTCGGTGGATGCCGATGACTGGGGCCGATTTTTAATTGTCACCTTCGAAGAGTGGATCAATAACGATCTTGGCCGCGTACTGGTGAATCTGTTTGAAACCGCGGTCGCGCAGGTGATGGGTAAACCCGCTCAGCTTTGTATTACCTCGGAATTTTGCGGTAAGGGATTGGCAATCGAACATAATGGCGATGTTTTTAGCTGCGATCATTATGTTTACCCAGAATACAAGATTGCCAATATTAAGGAACATCCTTTAAATGAAATGGCGTTCTCGACCCGTCAGCTCACCTTTGGTATGGCCAAGCGCGACTCCCTGCCCGAGTATTGTAAAAAGTGTCCGTACCTCAAACTCTGTTGGGGCGAATGCCCTAAAAACCGTCTGTTAAAAACCCCTGACGGTGAAGAAGGGCTCAACTATTTATGCCCAGGTATTAAGGCGTTTTTCGATTACTCATTACCCATCTTGACGGGATTAGCCGTCGTATTAGGACAACCCCATGGAACCAATGGATAA
- a CDS encoding AAA family ATPase encodes MEPMDNASNRAHDDILRLIEQVETQVVGQRGVIRSLILGLLCSGHVLLEGLPGTAKTRSVKALANALAISFGRIQFTPDLLPSDVTGTEVLHESEGKSTLRFQPGPVFNQIVLADEINRAPAKVQAALLEAMGEGTITVAGETHKLPELFMVLATQNPIEQEGTYPLPEAQMDRFLIKTKVDYPDKQAERDIVRLVRGEENGIYSAETASPITIDPMSVLRARQQIASVTLSDMVENYIIDLVMASREPDKYPHSKLAQWLMIGASPRASIALDKCARALAWLNGRDHVQVDDVREVAPLVLGHRLSLSYDALADGVHQNDVVLELLDVVSIG; translated from the coding sequence ATGGAACCAATGGATAACGCATCTAATCGTGCCCACGATGATATTCTAAGGTTAATTGAGCAGGTTGAAACTCAGGTTGTTGGACAGCGTGGCGTGATCCGCAGCCTGATTTTAGGTTTGCTTTGCAGTGGTCATGTGCTGCTCGAAGGATTGCCGGGCACAGCCAAAACCCGCTCGGTTAAAGCTCTGGCTAATGCGCTGGCGATTTCCTTTGGTCGCATTCAGTTTACCCCGGATTTATTGCCCTCCGATGTGACGGGCACTGAGGTGCTACACGAATCCGAAGGTAAATCGACCCTGCGTTTTCAGCCTGGGCCCGTGTTTAATCAAATCGTGCTCGCCGATGAAATCAACCGTGCACCCGCCAAGGTGCAGGCCGCATTGCTTGAGGCCATGGGCGAAGGTACGATTACGGTGGCGGGGGAAACCCATAAGCTCCCCGAACTCTTTATGGTGCTGGCGACGCAAAACCCCATCGAGCAGGAGGGGACTTACCCACTGCCCGAGGCGCAGATGGATCGCTTCCTTATCAAGACTAAGGTCGACTATCCCGATAAGCAGGCAGAGCGTGACATAGTGCGATTAGTGCGAGGGGAAGAGAATGGCATTTACAGTGCCGAAACAGCGAGTCCCATTACCATTGACCCTATGAGTGTATTGCGTGCAAGGCAGCAAATTGCCTCTGTGACCTTATCGGATATGGTCGAAAATTACATCATCGATCTGGTGATGGCGAGTCGTGAACCCGATAAGTACCCCCATTCAAAACTCGCCCAATGGTTGATGATAGGTGCAAGCCCGAGGGCATCGATTGCACTGGATAAATGTGCCCGCGCGTTAGCTTGGCTCAACGGTCGCGACCATGTGCAAGTGGATGATGTGCGTGAGGTTGCACCGCTTGTGCTTGGTCATAGACTCAGCTTGTCCTACGATGCGCTTGCCGACGGCGTGCATCAGAATGATGTCGTGCTTGAGCTACTCGATGTGGTCAGTATTGGGTAG
- a CDS encoding carboxymuconolactone decarboxylase family protein, with protein MIDDQYQKGLAVRCEVMGDDYVAKALRSATDFTKPLQDLVTANCWGEVWVREGLSRQTRSLITIATLAALKAPAELKGHVRGALRNGCTVSEIQEVLLHSTMYCGMPSGIEAFRAAKEVIEEWQAEHGE; from the coding sequence ATGATTGATGATCAATACCAGAAAGGGCTTGCAGTACGTTGCGAAGTGATGGGCGATGACTATGTGGCTAAAGCACTAAGAAGCGCGACCGATTTTACTAAACCATTGCAGGATCTGGTGACCGCAAACTGTTGGGGTGAAGTGTGGGTGCGTGAAGGCTTATCGAGACAGACTCGCAGTTTAATTACCATCGCAACCCTTGCAGCCTTAAAGGCGCCAGCTGAGTTAAAGGGGCACGTTCGCGGCGCGCTACGTAATGGATGCACCGTGAGTGAAATACAAGAAGTGCTTTTACATTCAACCATGTATTGCGGGATGCCATCGGGCATTGAAGCCTTTAGGGCGGCTAAGGAAGTCATTGAAGAGTGGCAAGCCGAGCATGGTGAATAA
- the katG gene encoding catalase/peroxidase HPI has product MKKRSSPTLSALTLAVTLALGATSTIAQEQPTGNQFWWPETLNLAPLRQNAVESNPYGSDYNYAEAFKSLDLEAVKKDIKAVMTESQDWWPSDYGHYGPFFIRMAWHSAGVYRIFDGRGGANGGQQRFEPLNSWPDNVNLDKARRLLWPIKQKYGSKISWADLMVLTGNVAMESMGFKTFGFAGGRSDDWEAEIVNWGSEKEWLDSKRRNEKGELAKPLAAVQMGLIYVNPEGPNGVPDPLLSAQEIRDTFGRMAMNDEETVALIAGGHTFGKAHGAHKPEKCVGADPASAGTEEQGFGWKNKCGKGHSEDTVTSGLEGAWSVSPTKWTMQYLDNLFGYDWVQTKSPAGHIQWIPKDGQAANLVPDAHVAGKRHAPIMFTSDLALKEDPAYREISLRFKNDPKEFELAFAKAWFKLTHRDMGPKARYLGSDVPAEMLIWQDPIPAVDHVLIDNADIKALGNKILASGVTVPELVRTAWASASSFRGTDMRGGANGARIRLEPMANWEANNPKELAKVLAKLEKVQKDFNSSLKGGKKVSLADVIVLGGSVAIEKAAKDAGVTISVPFTPGRMDATQAQTDVASFAVLEPTADGFRNYFGKGNAHSPAEMLIDRAAMLNLTVPEMTVLVGGLRTLDANSAGVKHGVFTDKPGTLSNDFFVNLLDMSTKWSKSEKEEGIYVGQDRKSGKSKWTATPVDLVFGSHSELRAVSEVYGAADGKDKFVQDFIKAWTKVMNADRFDI; this is encoded by the coding sequence ATGAAAAAAAGATCGAGTCCTACCTTATCAGCTCTGACCCTAGCGGTTACTTTGGCATTAGGTGCTACTTCAACTATCGCTCAGGAACAACCTACGGGTAACCAATTCTGGTGGCCAGAGACGTTAAATCTGGCTCCACTGCGTCAAAATGCTGTTGAATCAAATCCATATGGCAGTGATTACAACTACGCAGAAGCATTCAAATCATTAGACTTAGAAGCCGTTAAGAAAGACATCAAAGCGGTGATGACCGAGTCTCAAGACTGGTGGCCATCAGACTACGGTCACTATGGTCCATTCTTCATCCGTATGGCGTGGCACAGTGCCGGTGTATACCGTATTTTCGACGGTCGTGGTGGCGCTAACGGTGGTCAACAACGTTTTGAACCATTAAACAGTTGGCCAGATAACGTTAACTTAGATAAAGCTCGCCGTCTGTTATGGCCAATCAAGCAAAAATATGGCAGTAAAATCTCTTGGGCTGACTTGATGGTATTAACCGGCAACGTCGCGATGGAATCGATGGGCTTTAAAACCTTCGGTTTTGCTGGTGGCCGCAGCGACGATTGGGAAGCAGAAATTGTTAACTGGGGTAGCGAGAAAGAGTGGCTAGACAGCAAACGCCGCAATGAAAAAGGTGAACTGGCTAAGCCTCTGGCTGCAGTACAAATGGGTCTGATTTATGTTAACCCTGAAGGCCCTAATGGCGTGCCTGATCCGCTGTTATCTGCACAGGAAATTCGTGACACCTTCGGCCGTATGGCGATGAACGACGAAGAAACCGTTGCGCTGATCGCGGGTGGCCACACCTTTGGTAAGGCACACGGTGCACATAAGCCTGAGAAATGTGTTGGCGCAGATCCCGCTTCAGCCGGTACTGAAGAGCAAGGCTTTGGTTGGAAAAATAAGTGTGGTAAAGGCCACTCTGAAGACACTGTGACCAGTGGTTTAGAGGGGGCTTGGTCTGTGAGCCCAACCAAGTGGACTATGCAATATTTAGATAACCTATTCGGTTATGACTGGGTGCAAACTAAGAGTCCAGCAGGTCATATTCAATGGATCCCTAAAGACGGTCAGGCAGCTAATCTGGTACCTGATGCGCACGTAGCGGGTAAACGTCATGCCCCAATCATGTTCACATCAGACTTAGCACTTAAGGAAGATCCGGCATACCGTGAAATTTCTCTGCGCTTTAAGAACGATCCTAAAGAGTTCGAACTGGCCTTTGCTAAAGCCTGGTTCAAGTTGACTCACCGCGATATGGGACCAAAAGCAAGATACTTAGGTAGCGACGTTCCAGCTGAAATGCTGATTTGGCAAGATCCTATCCCAGCAGTTGATCACGTGTTAATCGATAACGCTGACATCAAAGCGTTAGGTAACAAGATCTTGGCTTCTGGTGTGACGGTTCCTGAGTTAGTCAGAACCGCTTGGGCTTCTGCGAGCAGCTTCCGTGGTACCGACATGCGTGGTGGTGCAAACGGTGCGCGTATTCGCTTAGAGCCAATGGCTAACTGGGAAGCAAACAATCCGAAAGAGTTAGCTAAAGTGTTAGCGAAACTCGAAAAAGTACAGAAAGACTTTAACAGTTCACTGAAAGGTGGCAAGAAGGTTTCTCTGGCTGACGTGATTGTACTCGGCGGTAGCGTAGCTATCGAGAAAGCGGCTAAGGACGCGGGTGTAACAATATCTGTTCCATTCACACCAGGTCGTATGGATGCGACACAAGCGCAAACAGATGTGGCATCATTTGCCGTACTTGAGCCAACAGCAGACGGATTCCGTAACTACTTTGGTAAGGGCAACGCTCACTCACCAGCTGAAATGCTGATTGACCGTGCAGCTATGCTGAACCTGACTGTGCCTGAAATGACCGTATTAGTCGGTGGTTTACGTACTTTGGATGCGAACAGCGCTGGCGTGAAACATGGTGTGTTCACCGACAAGCCTGGCACCCTGAGCAATGACTTCTTCGTTAACTTACTCGACATGTCTACCAAGTGGAGCAAGTCTGAGAAAGAAGAAGGTATCTACGTAGGTCAAGACCGTAAGAGCGGTAAATCGAAGTGGACAGCAACACCTGTAGACTTAGTCTTCGGTTCACATTCAGAGCTGCGTGCAGTATCTGAAGTGTACGGTGCCGCTGACGGTAAAGACAAATTCGTACAAGACTTTATCAAAGCTTGGACCAAAGTCATGAACGCTGACCGTTTCGATATCTAA
- a CDS encoding DUF4381 domain-containing protein yields the protein MTPTPPTNYMLRELTEVGLTEPVSWWPQTLGWKLLLVLFIGYLGYRLYHKLRFWWRNRYRQEAIVALQGLSVSDPRWPSQMMKIVKIVMVYLEPKNAALYGVPLILQMENYHRHSQFLPEQQCKLWIQCLEDPRATLPDFTLLSQGLTLWLTQHQVQEHPDGAA from the coding sequence ATGACACCTACACCGCCTACAAACTATATGCTGCGGGAGTTAACTGAGGTTGGGTTAACCGAGCCTGTGAGCTGGTGGCCGCAAACCTTAGGCTGGAAGCTATTGCTGGTGTTGTTCATCGGCTATCTTGGCTATCGTCTGTACCACAAATTGCGGTTTTGGTGGCGTAATCGTTATCGCCAAGAGGCGATTGTCGCCCTGCAGGGCTTGTCTGTTTCGGATCCCCGTTGGCCGTCGCAGATGATGAAGATCGTCAAGATTGTCATGGTTTACCTCGAACCCAAAAATGCTGCGCTCTATGGTGTCCCGTTAATATTGCAGATGGAAAACTACCATAGGCATTCACAATTCTTACCTGAGCAACAGTGCAAGCTTTGGATTCAGTGCCTTGAAGATCCAAGGGCGACGCTTCCCGATTTTACCCTGCTTAGCCAAGGCTTAACCCTGTGGCTGACTCAACATCAAGTGCAGGAGCATCCCGATGGCGCAGCTTGA
- a CDS encoding DUF2999 family protein: MNPIIAILKEHNVTDAKINELFQALTDNPLMAMGIVGQLGIPPEKLQQLMALVMQNPALIKEAVLELGLDFAKVEAAKAQLQK, translated from the coding sequence ATGAATCCAATTATTGCCATCTTAAAAGAACACAATGTCACCGACGCTAAAATCAACGAGTTGTTTCAAGCGTTAACCGATAACCCGTTAATGGCGATGGGCATCGTTGGCCAGTTAGGTATTCCACCTGAAAAACTGCAGCAATTAATGGCGTTAGTCATGCAAAACCCAGCCCTTATCAAAGAGGCGGTTCTCGAATTAGGCTTAGACTTTGCCAAGGTTGAAGCGGCTAAGGCTCAGTTGCAAAAATAA